From a region of the Armatimonas rosea genome:
- a CDS encoding S41 family peptidase yields the protein MRLRALLTVGVFFAALPGALAQAISSEAKDKVLLSMQNTIQRQAFVPGVDFAQWPSFLAKRQSEVDKAEDIPTFVNTVNSALRDFGISHIRLFSPQSAKARVTGVSQGFGMATQKSESGLVVTAIAPKSPAAQLGIEAGDEILQVEGMDKPTTYPIPADRDTTALTVKRKSTGTIKHFLLAKKSYSTDRPNTLTWTNKDTAVLRIPSFSRTYDAKQIEGFVAEVNQKKAKALVLDLRSNGGGFVRNCQHLLSLLSQPGTPIGTNVDRRITERYVQDTGGDSKDMVAIAKWCGPTSKTVKMTQQPFLGKLAILLDRGSASASEITSAVLKEQRGAVLIGKQSAGAVLVSLFIPLVSTDGFEVQVPLSDYVSPGGMRLEKNPLKPDVAVEAPVTEESDPVLESALKAIK from the coding sequence ATGCGACTTCGTGCACTTTTGACGGTTGGTGTTTTCTTTGCCGCGCTTCCGGGCGCACTTGCGCAGGCGATCTCTTCGGAGGCCAAGGACAAGGTCCTGCTCAGCATGCAGAACACGATCCAGCGCCAGGCCTTTGTCCCGGGAGTCGACTTTGCCCAGTGGCCCAGCTTTCTCGCCAAGCGCCAGTCCGAGGTCGACAAGGCAGAAGATATCCCCACGTTTGTCAATACCGTCAATAGTGCCCTCCGTGACTTTGGCATCAGCCACATCCGCCTCTTCTCTCCGCAGAGCGCCAAGGCCCGGGTCACCGGAGTCTCGCAGGGCTTTGGGATGGCGACCCAGAAGAGCGAGAGCGGCCTCGTGGTAACCGCGATCGCCCCCAAGAGCCCCGCCGCGCAGCTCGGGATCGAGGCCGGCGACGAGATCCTCCAGGTCGAGGGCATGGACAAGCCCACCACCTACCCCATCCCCGCCGACCGCGACACCACCGCTCTGACGGTCAAGCGCAAGAGCACGGGCACCATCAAGCACTTCCTGCTGGCCAAGAAGTCCTACTCCACCGACCGCCCCAACACGCTTACCTGGACCAACAAAGACACCGCGGTCCTGCGCATTCCCTCGTTCTCCCGCACCTACGACGCCAAGCAGATCGAGGGCTTTGTCGCGGAGGTGAACCAGAAGAAGGCCAAGGCGCTGGTGCTGGACCTGCGGAGCAATGGCGGCGGCTTTGTGCGCAACTGCCAGCACCTGCTCTCGCTCCTAAGCCAGCCGGGAACCCCCATTGGCACCAATGTGGACCGCCGCATCACCGAGCGCTATGTCCAAGACACCGGCGGCGATAGCAAGGACATGGTGGCGATCGCCAAGTGGTGTGGCCCCACCAGCAAGACCGTGAAGATGACCCAGCAGCCGTTTCTGGGCAAGCTCGCCATCCTGCTAGACCGTGGCTCGGCTAGCGCCTCGGAGATCACCAGCGCGGTTCTCAAGGAGCAACGGGGTGCCGTGCTGATCGGCAAGCAGTCCGCGGGGGCTGTCTTGGTCTCGCTCTTTATTCCCCTTGTCAGCACCGACGGCTTCGAGGTGCAGGTCCCCCTCTCGGACTATGTCTCGCCGGGTGGGATGCGTCTGGAGAAGAACCCCCTCAAGCCCGATGTTGCGGTTGAAGCGCCCGTCACCGAGGAGAGCGACCCGGTCCTAGAGAGCGCCCTGAAGGCGATTAAGTAG
- the argC gene encoding N-acetyl-gamma-glutamyl-phosphate reductase: MTVAIVGVTGYGGGELARLLARHPGVEVTQVISDSSAGKPLASAFPGLAGTKLGALICEKKGGEITADVVFLAQENGYAMTVAGALLAAGKRVIDLSADFRLTDTAAWEKFYKMPPAAPELLAQAVYGMPELVGKEKIASARLIANPGCYVTASSLALAPLVKHHGLSGIIIDAKSGVSGAGRSKSDTIYRYAEMNETVRPYAVGGGHRHTPEIAQNIGASVLFTPHLVPMTRGILATCYGSTNASAAELTETLKQFYADAPFVVVREPGDWPSTKDVAGSNFCHLAVASTGEQAIVVSVIDNLVKGAAGQAIHNMNIMLGFDETAGLEGGGLWP; encoded by the coding sequence ATGACAGTAGCAATCGTTGGTGTGACAGGATACGGCGGCGGGGAGCTGGCGCGGCTCCTCGCGCGGCATCCCGGTGTCGAGGTGACACAAGTGATCTCCGATAGCTCGGCAGGCAAGCCCCTCGCCAGCGCGTTTCCGGGGCTTGCGGGAACCAAGCTGGGTGCGCTGATCTGCGAGAAAAAAGGCGGGGAGATTACGGCAGACGTAGTCTTTCTGGCCCAAGAAAACGGCTACGCCATGACGGTCGCCGGGGCGCTTCTGGCGGCAGGCAAGCGCGTGATCGACCTGTCTGCAGACTTCCGGCTGACGGATACGGCGGCCTGGGAAAAGTTCTACAAGATGCCCCCCGCCGCCCCGGAGCTCCTGGCGCAAGCCGTCTACGGAATGCCCGAGCTAGTCGGAAAAGAGAAGATCGCCAGTGCGCGACTCATTGCCAATCCGGGGTGCTATGTCACAGCCAGTAGCCTCGCGCTCGCGCCGCTGGTCAAGCATCACGGGCTGTCAGGAATTATCATCGACGCCAAGTCCGGGGTGAGTGGCGCAGGCCGCTCCAAGTCTGACACGATCTACCGCTACGCCGAGATGAACGAGACCGTCCGGCCCTACGCCGTGGGTGGCGGCCACCGACACACGCCCGAGATCGCGCAGAATATCGGAGCGAGCGTGCTCTTCACGCCGCATCTGGTGCCCATGACCCGCGGAATTTTGGCGACGTGCTACGGCTCCACCAACGCCAGTGCCGCCGAGCTCACCGAGACACTGAAGCAGTTCTATGCCGACGCGCCGTTTGTGGTCGTGCGGGAGCCGGGCGACTGGCCCTCGACCAAGGACGTGGCAGGCTCGAACTTCTGCCATCTCGCGGTGGCGAGCACGGGCGAGCAAGCCATTGTCGTTTCCGTGATCGACAACCTCGTCAAGGGCGCGGCGGGGCAGGCGATCCACAATATGAACATCATGCTCGGCTTCGACGAAACCGCCGGGCTCGAAGGAGGCGGTCTGTGGCCGTAA
- a CDS encoding response regulator: protein MTMIRVLVVDDEDEVRAALGRRLEREGYAVVTAGSEAEGLSALKTVEHPYDIVITDMNMGDPNSGMHILEGAVSRDVFTEVIVLTAYGNVANAVECMRRGAYDYIEKNMPGVDVFELLVMKLEQACQRRRQSVQTVRRLEEFHKRHGE, encoded by the coding sequence ATGACGATGATTCGAGTTCTGGTTGTAGACGACGAAGACGAAGTACGGGCGGCACTGGGCCGGCGGCTGGAGCGTGAGGGCTACGCGGTTGTCACAGCGGGCTCCGAGGCGGAGGGCCTGAGCGCGCTCAAGACCGTGGAGCACCCCTACGATATTGTGATCACAGACATGAACATGGGCGACCCCAACTCGGGGATGCACATTCTTGAGGGAGCCGTCTCACGGGATGTCTTCACCGAGGTGATCGTGCTCACGGCCTACGGGAATGTCGCCAACGCGGTCGAGTGCATGCGGCGCGGTGCCTACGACTACATCGAGAAGAACATGCCCGGCGTGGATGTCTTCGAGCTGCTGGTCATGAAGCTAGAGCAGGCCTGCCAGCGCCGCCGCCAGTCGGTGCAGACCGTCCGGCGGCTAGAAGAGTTCCACAAGCGCCACGGGGAGTAG
- the argJ gene encoding bifunctional glutamate N-acetyltransferase/amino-acid acetyltransferase ArgJ, with amino-acid sequence MAVTFAKGFACAGVVAGIKKSGARDVALLVSISGPAAAAMVGTLNQVCAPSVKRNRGLVPGRIDGVVVNAGCANVATGPEGVANNEQMGAALAGKTLLTASTGVIGVQLPQAKLLAGIAAAEAALSEDASADFAEAIMTTDLVPKTAQTELTLGGTTVRIGGACKGSGMIAPNMATMLAFVTTDITLEPERLDTALRRAVDVSFNCMTVDGDTSTSDQCILLASGAAGNTPLSGSEFEAFVAALSEVCVTLAKKVARDGEGATKLVEVRVTGAPSEADAKKVGRTIAESPLVKTALFGNDPNWGRLMMAAGRAGVPFDPERASATLAGIEVFKNGVPAAFDKAAASEAMKTDEVLVTVDLGAGDGKATFYTCDFSYEYVKINAEYTT; translated from the coding sequence GTGGCCGTAACGTTTGCAAAGGGTTTTGCCTGCGCGGGAGTCGTGGCGGGGATCAAGAAGAGCGGCGCAAGAGATGTGGCGCTGCTTGTCTCGATCAGCGGGCCGGCGGCGGCGGCGATGGTGGGGACCCTAAACCAGGTCTGTGCACCGTCGGTGAAGCGCAACCGAGGGCTCGTGCCGGGGCGGATCGATGGAGTCGTGGTGAACGCGGGATGCGCCAATGTCGCCACTGGCCCTGAGGGGGTCGCCAACAATGAGCAGATGGGCGCGGCACTGGCGGGCAAGACCCTGCTCACCGCCAGCACGGGCGTGATCGGTGTCCAGCTTCCCCAGGCCAAGCTCCTCGCGGGAATCGCCGCCGCCGAGGCCGCGCTCTCGGAGGATGCCAGCGCCGACTTCGCCGAGGCGATCATGACGACCGACCTGGTGCCCAAGACTGCACAGACCGAGCTCACCCTGGGCGGCACGACCGTGCGGATCGGTGGTGCGTGCAAGGGAAGCGGGATGATCGCCCCCAACATGGCGACCATGCTGGCCTTTGTCACCACCGACATCACGCTGGAGCCAGAGCGGCTCGACACCGCCCTGCGCCGCGCGGTGGACGTGAGCTTTAACTGCATGACGGTGGATGGCGACACCTCGACCAGTGACCAGTGCATCCTGCTGGCCTCGGGCGCGGCGGGCAATACGCCCCTCTCGGGCTCCGAGTTTGAGGCCTTTGTCGCCGCCCTCTCCGAGGTCTGTGTGACGCTCGCTAAGAAAGTGGCGCGCGATGGCGAGGGGGCAACCAAGCTGGTCGAAGTGCGCGTGACAGGTGCGCCGAGCGAGGCCGATGCCAAGAAAGTGGGGCGCACGATTGCGGAGTCGCCGCTCGTCAAGACCGCCCTCTTTGGCAACGACCCGAACTGGGGCCGCCTGATGATGGCCGCCGGCCGCGCGGGCGTCCCCTTCGACCCCGAGCGCGCCTCGGCGACGCTGGCGGGCATTGAGGTCTTCAAAAACGGCGTCCCCGCCGCCTTCGACAAAGCCGCCGCGTCGGAGGCGATGAAGACCGATGAAGTCCTCGTGACCGTGGATCTGGGCGCAGGCGACGGCAAAGCGACGTTCTACACCTGTGACTTTTCCTACGAGTATGTCAAAATCAATGCGGAGTATACGACGTAA
- a CDS encoding potassium channel family protein gives MPLPFSAPELSDHVVVCGLGRFGLRIVSLLREQGVAVVAITSPETREDRRVAALDLGAQLLTGDFRFPDTREAARLETARALILATSDDLANLETALDVRGQHPTLCIVMRHSDERLGERLQQDFDLNHVLVPPILAAPHFAEAALAPVPERPHSRKRLAPLRRGRRPYRPDLTQLLLLLVLLFLGGVLVFHKNLNLGYLDAAYFTMTILTTVGFGDFNLQSAPAPVKLFGMLLMFGGVLLLATLSSLLTNYILSGAAQQARAERTARRFRGHVIVCGLGSVGFAIARHLRARNLQVVVVDKTPDDDFFRDLAGRLPTLLGDATRPETLLRAGIRRARAVVASTSSDALNLEIGLTAQALVEELRPEQPLSLVLRCFDPDLARRIHRVSQNYTLLSSAEIAAPIFVEAALHPKTAGVVSETTLEGST, from the coding sequence ATGCCCCTCCCGTTTAGTGCTCCTGAGCTCTCCGATCATGTGGTGGTCTGCGGCCTGGGACGCTTTGGCCTACGGATCGTCTCGCTCCTGCGGGAACAGGGGGTGGCGGTGGTGGCGATCACGAGCCCCGAGACACGCGAGGACCGGCGGGTGGCGGCCCTGGACCTGGGGGCGCAGCTCCTGACGGGCGACTTTCGCTTCCCCGATACCCGCGAGGCCGCCCGCCTAGAGACCGCCCGCGCCCTGATCCTAGCCACCTCGGACGACCTGGCGAACCTGGAGACCGCGCTGGATGTGCGCGGGCAGCACCCCACCCTCTGTATCGTCATGCGCCACTCCGACGAGCGCTTGGGGGAGCGGCTCCAGCAGGACTTCGACCTGAACCATGTCCTCGTGCCCCCTATCCTCGCTGCGCCACACTTCGCCGAGGCCGCGCTCGCACCCGTCCCGGAGCGCCCCCACTCCCGGAAGCGCCTCGCCCCACTCCGCCGGGGACGTCGCCCCTACCGCCCGGACCTGACACAGCTCCTGCTGCTGCTGGTGCTCTTGTTTCTGGGGGGAGTCTTGGTCTTTCACAAGAACCTGAACCTGGGCTACCTGGACGCGGCGTACTTCACGATGACGATCCTAACGACCGTGGGCTTTGGGGACTTCAACCTCCAGAGTGCCCCGGCTCCCGTGAAGCTCTTTGGGATGCTCCTCATGTTTGGTGGGGTCTTGCTCCTGGCCACGCTCTCGTCGCTGCTGACCAACTACATCCTCTCCGGGGCGGCGCAGCAGGCCCGTGCGGAGCGCACCGCCCGGCGTTTTCGAGGGCATGTGATTGTCTGTGGGCTGGGAAGTGTGGGATTTGCTATCGCGCGGCACCTTCGGGCACGAAACCTGCAAGTAGTGGTAGTGGACAAGACACCCGACGACGATTTCTTTCGGGATCTGGCGGGAAGGCTTCCCACACTGCTGGGAGACGCCACCCGCCCCGAGACTCTCCTTCGGGCGGGGATACGGCGGGCGCGGGCGGTGGTAGCCTCCACGTCCAGTGATGCGCTCAACCTGGAGATCGGGCTCACGGCGCAGGCTCTGGTAGAGGAGCTTCGCCCCGAGCAGCCGCTCTCTCTGGTGCTGCGGTGTTTTGATCCAGACCTGGCGCGGCGAATCCACCGCGTCTCACAGAACTATACGCTGCTTTCCTCAGCGGAGATCGCGGCCCCTATCTTTGTGGAGGCCGCCTTGCACCCAAAAACAGCGGGTGTTGTTTCAGAGACTACTCTGGAAGGAAGTACTTAG
- a CDS encoding DUF1553 domain-containing protein, whose translation MKRAILVAAITALGGASALATPANKAALGVRYGRFLSARLDTCSTCHQSAPGAKPGVTLDEFPHNPFGARLKAVAAVLKKSGQRADLGRRLEKIAGEDSDGDGVANEAELLLGHNPGDAKDKPTASELSGLAKLKPTFTAFRSEYRWQPFESVVAPAVPNLSNLSPCPLPRALASSLGKGVLKAPFPRPEGTRNERPGEGLGRGYSGRGSQNPIDAFLAVEQQKRGLAVQPPADKRTLLRRATLDITGLVPTPKEIEAFLADKSPDAYEKAVERLLASPRYGERWGRHFMDVWRYSDWAGWADGGQIRDSQPHIWRWRDWIVESLNANKGYDRMVQEMLAADELAPGDPQALRATGFLARNYKLLSREQWLEDTVNHTSKAFLGITMHCAKCHSHMYDPIPQTDYYRFRAIFEPHQVRQDRVPGELDTTKDGLPRVYDADLKAPTYLFVRGDERNPDKSKALEPGVPEALGGKLVIQPVALPAAAVTPDRREFVQRDLLNASNAALLAAFRAQAAKPSPLADAEVALAQAKHKALLAILEVETTSTKAAAELTVQAQREVAVAEARKNLLAAEAKKRPEAQKALDTAEAALKQPLNSNYTPRFTAYPAESSGRRLALARWLTDKQNPLTARVAVNHVWLRHFGQALVPSVADFGRNGRKPTHPQLLDYLADRFMASGWDLKALHKLILTSTAYQRDSRATPENLKRDPDNLYLWRKSPLRLEAEAVRDNVLFAAGHLDETRGGAEIDQNAALTSQRRSLYLRNAAEKQSELMQIFDGPSVTECYERKPSVMPQQALALANSELALREARALAFNLSHPQPLPPPGVRTSLGKRGEPESGSPFPVRNDGYPLGAGEGLGERLSNAPVFIKNAFERILSRPPTTTEAQECLRFLAAGGEASLQRRYENLVLVLFNHNDFVTVR comes from the coding sequence ATGAAGCGAGCGATTCTGGTTGCAGCGATAACGGCACTGGGCGGGGCAAGCGCCCTGGCGACACCGGCAAACAAGGCGGCACTGGGCGTGCGCTACGGGCGGTTCCTATCCGCACGCCTCGACACCTGCTCGACCTGCCACCAGAGCGCTCCGGGGGCAAAGCCCGGCGTGACGCTCGACGAGTTCCCCCACAACCCGTTTGGCGCACGCCTCAAGGCAGTCGCGGCGGTGCTGAAGAAGTCCGGCCAGCGCGCGGACCTCGGGCGGCGGCTGGAGAAGATCGCGGGCGAGGACAGCGATGGAGACGGAGTCGCCAACGAGGCCGAGCTCCTGCTAGGCCACAACCCCGGCGATGCTAAAGATAAGCCCACGGCGAGCGAGCTGTCTGGCCTAGCGAAGCTCAAGCCCACCTTCACCGCGTTTCGTAGCGAGTACCGGTGGCAGCCCTTTGAGAGTGTCGTCGCGCCTGCGGTGCCGAACCTGAGTAACCTCTCCCCCTGCCCCCTCCCCCGGGCACTCGCAAGCTCGTTGGGGAAGGGGGTTCTGAAAGCCCCTTTCCCACGCCCTGAGGGCACCCGGAATGAGCGCCCGGGAGAGGGGTTGGGGAGAGGTTACTCAGGGAGAGGTTCTCAAAACCCCATCGATGCCTTCCTAGCTGTCGAGCAGCAGAAGCGCGGGCTGGCTGTCCAGCCGCCTGCCGATAAGCGAACCCTCCTGCGGCGGGCGACGCTGGATATAACGGGGCTCGTGCCAACTCCGAAGGAGATTGAGGCGTTTCTGGCGGACAAGTCGCCCGATGCCTACGAGAAAGCCGTGGAGCGCCTGCTGGCCTCGCCGCGGTATGGCGAGCGCTGGGGGCGGCACTTTATGGATGTCTGGCGGTACTCGGACTGGGCGGGCTGGGCCGATGGCGGGCAGATTCGCGACAGCCAGCCGCATATCTGGCGCTGGCGGGACTGGATTGTCGAGTCACTCAACGCCAACAAGGGCTACGACAGGATGGTCCAGGAGATGCTCGCCGCCGATGAGCTGGCCCCCGGCGACCCGCAAGCGCTCCGTGCCACGGGCTTTCTGGCGCGCAACTACAAGCTCCTCAGCCGGGAACAGTGGCTGGAGGACACGGTCAATCACACCTCAAAGGCGTTCCTGGGGATCACGATGCACTGCGCCAAGTGCCACTCTCACATGTACGATCCCATCCCCCAGACCGACTACTACCGGTTCCGAGCGATCTTCGAGCCGCACCAGGTCCGGCAAGACCGCGTGCCCGGCGAGCTAGACACGACCAAAGACGGCCTCCCACGGGTCTACGACGCCGACCTGAAAGCGCCGACCTATCTCTTTGTTCGCGGCGATGAGCGCAACCCGGATAAGTCAAAGGCGCTGGAGCCGGGTGTCCCGGAGGCACTGGGAGGCAAGCTCGTGATCCAGCCCGTGGCCTTGCCCGCCGCCGCTGTCACACCGGACCGCCGGGAGTTTGTCCAGCGCGATCTACTCAATGCTAGCAACGCCGCGCTCCTGGCCGCGTTTCGGGCGCAGGCCGCCAAGCCCAGCCCCCTCGCCGATGCCGAGGTCGCGCTGGCGCAGGCAAAGCACAAGGCGCTCCTGGCGATCTTAGAAGTGGAGACCACAAGCACCAAGGCCGCCGCCGAGCTGACGGTCCAAGCCCAGCGCGAGGTGGCTGTCGCCGAGGCACGCAAGAACCTGCTGGCCGCCGAGGCGAAGAAGCGCCCGGAGGCACAGAAAGCGCTCGACACCGCCGAGGCAGCGCTCAAGCAGCCACTAAATAGCAACTACACGCCGCGCTTCACGGCCTACCCTGCGGAGAGCTCGGGGCGGCGCCTGGCGCTGGCACGCTGGCTGACCGATAAGCAGAACCCACTGACAGCGCGAGTGGCGGTCAACCATGTCTGGCTGCGGCACTTCGGGCAGGCGCTGGTCCCCAGTGTCGCCGACTTTGGCCGCAATGGCCGCAAGCCCACCCACCCACAGCTCCTCGACTATCTCGCGGACCGGTTCATGGCCAGCGGCTGGGATCTCAAGGCACTCCACAAGCTGATTCTCACCAGCACCGCCTACCAGCGCGACAGCCGCGCCACGCCTGAGAACCTCAAGCGCGACCCCGACAACCTCTACCTCTGGCGCAAGAGCCCCCTTCGTCTCGAGGCCGAGGCCGTCCGCGACAACGTGCTCTTTGCCGCCGGGCACCTCGATGAAACACGAGGGGGGGCTGAGATCGACCAAAACGCTGCCCTGACCTCGCAGCGCCGGAGCCTCTACCTCCGAAACGCTGCCGAGAAACAGTCCGAGCTGATGCAGATCTTCGATGGCCCCAGCGTGACGGAGTGCTACGAGCGCAAGCCATCGGTCATGCCCCAGCAAGCGCTCGCCCTCGCCAACAGTGAGCTGGCCCTGCGGGAAGCACGGGCGCTGGCATTTAACCTCTCCCACCCCCAGCCCCTCCCTCCCCCGGGCGTTCGTACCTCACTGGGGAAGAGAGGGGAGCCAGAATCGGGTTCCCCTTTCCCAGTGAGGAACGACGGGTACCCTCTGGGTGCGGGAGAGGGGCTAGGGGAGAGGTTATCCAACGCGCCGGTGTTTATCAAGAACGCCTTCGAGCGGATTCTCTCTCGCCCCCCCACGACCACCGAGGCTCAGGAGTGCTTGCGCTTCCTCGCGGCCGGGGGCGAGGCCAGCCTTCAGCGACGCTACGAGAACCTGGTGCTGGTTCTCTTCAATCACAACGACTTCGTGACGGTGAGGTAA
- a CDS encoding DUF1501 domain-containing protein has translation MRRSSLSDTGMGMTGLALGALLQRDAWKKQIDRGASGRPPRAKSVIWIFLCGGVSHLESFDIKPELNKYAGKSIEETPYKAVLDPKRVNANIVGGNPNHGNRKTIMPLQTGYKKYGQCGLEVGDWFTNIGTCADDLAVVRSLWTLDNDHGAQLTFQTGRHVREGAHPTVGSWACYGLGTLNENLPEYVVLGSPTGDCCGGAWTHGAAYLGPQYAGVKLSADPKKPLPFLKPADNLTAEEQAANFSLMGRLNRLAGIDYPDDKDLQARIKAYELAFQMQTSVPETLQLEKESAETKALYGLDQPHTKAFGEQCLAARRLVERGVRFVQLFHGGGGGGAWDAHSDVKGNHTTLAAQVDKPIAGLLKDLKRRGLLDETLVVFGTEFGRTPGAEGTGRDHHPQGFCAWLAGGGVKGGITHGATDELGFYAVENPHYLTDIHATVLHQLGLDSRKLEVPGRKRLEIDHGQPIKEILA, from the coding sequence ATGCGACGATCATCACTCTCAGATACCGGAATGGGCATGACGGGCCTGGCGCTCGGGGCGCTGCTGCAACGCGACGCCTGGAAGAAGCAGATCGACCGGGGGGCGTCGGGGCGGCCGCCGCGCGCCAAGTCGGTGATCTGGATCTTTCTGTGCGGCGGGGTCAGCCACCTGGAGAGCTTCGATATCAAGCCGGAGCTCAATAAGTACGCGGGCAAGTCTATCGAGGAGACCCCCTACAAGGCCGTGCTCGATCCCAAGCGGGTCAATGCCAATATTGTGGGCGGCAACCCCAACCATGGCAACCGCAAGACCATCATGCCGCTCCAGACGGGCTACAAGAAGTACGGCCAGTGCGGGCTGGAGGTGGGCGACTGGTTCACGAATATCGGGACCTGCGCCGACGACCTGGCCGTGGTTCGCTCGCTCTGGACACTCGACAACGACCACGGAGCGCAGCTCACCTTCCAGACGGGCCGCCATGTCCGCGAGGGTGCGCACCCAACTGTCGGCTCCTGGGCCTGCTACGGCCTCGGCACGCTGAACGAGAACCTGCCCGAGTATGTCGTCTTAGGCAGCCCGACCGGCGACTGCTGTGGCGGCGCCTGGACCCACGGCGCGGCGTATCTTGGGCCGCAGTACGCCGGTGTCAAGCTCAGCGCCGACCCCAAGAAGCCCCTGCCCTTCCTCAAGCCCGCCGATAACTTGACTGCCGAAGAGCAAGCGGCGAACTTCTCGCTCATGGGCCGCCTCAACCGCCTCGCGGGAATCGACTACCCCGACGACAAGGACCTCCAGGCGCGGATCAAGGCCTACGAATTAGCGTTCCAGATGCAGACCTCCGTCCCTGAGACCCTCCAGCTCGAAAAAGAGTCGGCGGAGACCAAGGCGCTCTACGGACTCGATCAGCCACACACGAAAGCCTTCGGCGAGCAGTGCCTCGCGGCCCGGCGGCTGGTCGAGCGCGGCGTCCGGTTTGTCCAGCTCTTCCACGGCGGCGGCGGCGGCGGGGCCTGGGACGCGCACAGCGACGTGAAGGGCAACCACACGACTCTCGCAGCACAAGTAGACAAGCCCATCGCGGGCCTGCTCAAGGACCTCAAGCGGCGCGGCCTGCTCGACGAAACCCTCGTGGTCTTTGGCACCGAGTTCGGGCGTACCCCCGGCGCCGAGGGCACGGGCCGCGACCACCATCCCCAAGGCTTCTGCGCCTGGCTGGCGGGCGGCGGCGTGAAAGGCGGGATCACCCACGGCGCCACCGACGAGCTCGGCTTCTACGCGGTCGAGAACCCCCACTACCTCACCGACATCCACGCCACCGTGCTTCATCAGCTCGGCCTCGACTCCCGAAAGCTCGAAGTGCCCGGAAGAAAGCGCCTCGAAATCGACCACGGCCAGCCCATCAAGGAGATTCTCGCCTAG